A genomic window from Equus asinus isolate D_3611 breed Donkey chromosome 25, EquAss-T2T_v2, whole genome shotgun sequence includes:
- the MRPS21 gene encoding small ribosomal subunit protein bS21m, with translation MAKHLKFIARTVMVQEGNVEGAYRTLNRILTMDGLIEDIKRRRYYEKPCRRRQRESYETCRRIYNMEMARKINFLMRKNRADPWQGC, from the exons ATGGCAAAACACCTGAAGTTCATTGCCAGGACTGTGATGGTACAGGAAGGGAACGTGGAGGGTGCATATAGGACCCTCAACAG AATCCTCACCATGGATGGGCTCATTGAGGACATTAAGCGACGGCGGTACTATGAGAAGCCTTGCCGCCGGCGACAGAGGGAAAGCTATGAAACTTGCCGGCGAATCTACAACATGGAAATGGCTCGCAAGATCAACTTCTTGATGCGAAAGAATCGGGCGGATCCATGGCAAGGCTGCTGA